DNA sequence from the Leopardus geoffroyi isolate Oge1 chromosome A3, O.geoffroyi_Oge1_pat1.0, whole genome shotgun sequence genome:
CAGGGATCCTAGGATCTCAGagcctctccttttcctctccccccagGACCAAGGGCAAGATGGGACTCCTTACTTTATTCTGTATTCTTCAACACAGGCTATGTCACATTCTAATTTAAGCTTGTAGTTGTTAAGGTTGCCATTACAGCCAGTGAAGATAAAACTTTCACATCTTTTGGAGGTTTGGTTGTAGAAAAATCTAAAGTGAATTTCAAAACAGCTGCCAGGATTCATATCCATTTTGCAGGGATCTGCATGAGAGGTTCCCATTGAGTTAGGGGGAATTAGTTAGGACTCAGCAGGAGATCTTGCCTTCCAGGGCCCTTAAAAATTCCTCATGTTAGTTTGGAAATGGGTGGTAAGTGATTGAGTGACTTGACCAAGAGCCCACATTTGCTAAGTGGCTGGGCCAGAGTTTGGGGTGTCTGACTTGCAGGATAGACTCGGCCCCCTTCCCATGCTCCAGAAGCACAAAGCCTGTACTCATTATCTGTGGAAGAAAGCTTCATTATCTTTCACATCTACATTGTGAGCTTATTAAAACAGGGGCCATGTGTTCAAGTGTTCTCTATGCACTGGGAGCCAAGATATTGAAAATGCCTGTTTTCTCAGTATCCAACCCCCCTTTATTCTCATCTCAATATGTACCCTTGAATGGTCTGAGATCTTTGAAATTTGTCATAAAACCCCTAATTCAAAATACTTCTGGTCCTTTGGACACCCTACAAAAGACAGCCCTATCTGGAAGGGTGTTATTTGcatcatagtttttctttttctcaccagACATCCATAAGACCCCTAGATTAAGCAATTCCCAGAGTCAAAGGACTAAGAATCTATGGGTAATAACACAAAAGGAGAACCTTCATGGACCAGctgt
Encoded proteins:
- the SPINT4 gene encoding kunitz-type protease inhibitor 4, translating into MKPAELGFLLGLFIFFLLTTPLMGGVARLAEMICGDLKDPCKMDMNPGSCFEIHFRFFYNQTSKRCESFIFTGCNGNLNNYKLKLECDIACVEEYRIKETK